A window from Patescibacteria group bacterium encodes these proteins:
- a CDS encoding histidine phosphatase family protein — protein MVTLIFESHATSLDNEAGIASGDFDVALSTVGESQAKALGERYRNQEFAAVFCSDLQRSYRTGELAFAGRPFPVLKDKRLRECDYGDFTRRASSEVERCRGNYIEEPFPGGQSYQQTTELMKSFLTDVLSQYNGKTVLVIGSRATQYGLENVINDVPLRKTVTAAWQWQPGWTYKLDAIKN, from the coding sequence ATGGTTACACTTATTTTTGAGTCACACGCAACGTCCTTAGACAATGAAGCTGGAATAGCCTCGGGGGATTTTGATGTTGCACTGTCGACGGTGGGTGAGTCGCAAGCGAAAGCACTTGGTGAGCGATATCGGAATCAAGAATTTGCCGCTGTTTTTTGTTCTGATTTGCAGCGTTCATACAGAACGGGCGAGTTGGCGTTTGCCGGTCGCCCATTCCCTGTTCTAAAAGATAAGCGACTGCGGGAATGTGACTATGGTGATTTCACAAGACGGGCAAGTAGTGAAGTAGAGCGTTGTCGAGGGAATTACATTGAAGAACCATTTCCAGGTGGTCAGAGCTACCAGCAAACAACGGAACTTATGAAAAGTTTTTTGACCGATGTTCTCAGCCAGTATAATGGCAAAACAGTACTTGTCATTGGTTCCCGAGCCACGCAGTACGGTCTCGAAAATGTAATAAACGATGTGCCACTACGAAAGACTGTGACGGCGGCATGGCAGTGGCAGCCAGGGTGGACCTACAAACTGGACGCTATAAAAAATTGA
- a CDS encoding CxxC-x17-CxxC domain-containing protein, with the protein MIKKTYDRNSRDKRSTSSKFNNDKPWKKSGPSRDDVRTELHTATCVKCGKECMVPFKPNGKKPVFCSICYKREGVADAPAYGSTGASTARRFDGEIRPDKESSLNEQLRTLNSKLDMILKVLGSGSRGEERPARAAYKKR; encoded by the coding sequence ATGATAAAAAAAACGTACGATAGGAATTCTCGCGACAAGCGCAGCACCAGCAGCAAGTTCAATAATGACAAACCTTGGAAAAAGAGTGGGCCGAGTAGAGACGATGTCCGAACAGAGCTGCATACTGCCACGTGCGTTAAGTGCGGCAAAGAGTGCATGGTTCCTTTTAAGCCAAATGGTAAAAAGCCAGTATTTTGCTCGATTTGCTATAAACGGGAAGGCGTTGCAGATGCTCCTGCCTATGGCTCAACAGGAGCGAGTACCGCTCGTCGATTTGACGGTGAGATTCGCCCTGACAAAGAATCTTCCTTAAACGAACAGCTTCGAACGTTGAATAGCAAGCTCGACATGATTTTGAAAGTTTTAGGATCAGGCTCTCGTGGTGAAGAACGACCAGCTCGAGCAGCGTATAAGAAACGATAA
- a CDS encoding ATP-binding cassette domain-containing protein: MANNDVVLRFDEVIFNYGKTKPILDEASFSVRRGSKVALMGQNGAGKTSLFSLILGERELQSGRIHLTPKDATVGIAKQVVAPEQLDLTVRDFFAATFQEVPYNLDKRISDVLDAVNLKTDLTKTVRQHSGGQQARLLLAYALIQDPDVLLLDEPTNNLDHDGIMHLTGFLMMYEKTVIVISHDADFLNAFTDGVIYLDVHTHKIEQYNGNYTDVVEEISRRIEREEMQNAQAAQQIKKKMAQAEVFAHKGGKLRSVAKRMRENAEEAAEEMVEVRREDKTIRDFTIPVQEFPFDFNGAILDIKKVGIVKAGEPIMKDIDLTLRRRSHLLLAGPNGIGKTTLLRQIASGEAKGVTIGAGVRVGYYAQDFSMLNFDETGFDSLAKVMEKQDEHALRSMAAGFLLDGKVLGNDIRSMSEGQKGLLALARLVLMRPGLIILDEPTNHINFRHLPVIANALDSYEGAMVLVSHIPDFVAKIRIDHTIDLGLL; the protein is encoded by the coding sequence ATGGCAAATAATGATGTAGTCCTTCGTTTCGACGAAGTGATTTTTAATTACGGCAAAACCAAGCCCATTCTTGATGAGGCTAGTTTTTCTGTGCGTCGTGGCTCGAAGGTTGCCCTCATGGGGCAAAACGGGGCAGGGAAGACCTCGTTGTTTTCGCTCATTTTAGGAGAGCGTGAGCTGCAATCCGGCCGTATTCACTTAACGCCCAAAGATGCCACAGTAGGCATTGCGAAGCAGGTCGTTGCCCCAGAACAGCTGGACCTTACTGTGCGAGATTTTTTCGCCGCCACCTTTCAAGAAGTACCTTACAACTTGGATAAACGAATTTCCGACGTACTTGATGCGGTGAACTTGAAGACAGACCTTACAAAAACAGTTCGTCAACATTCGGGTGGGCAACAAGCTAGACTTTTGCTTGCCTACGCCCTCATTCAAGACCCAGACGTTTTGCTGCTTGATGAACCAACGAACAACTTGGATCACGACGGTATCATGCATCTCACTGGATTCTTAATGATGTACGAGAAAACAGTCATCGTTATTTCCCACGACGCCGATTTCTTAAACGCCTTTACTGATGGCGTTATCTACCTGGATGTACATACGCATAAAATTGAACAGTACAACGGTAACTACACAGATGTGGTTGAAGAGATTAGTCGCCGCATTGAGCGCGAGGAAATGCAAAACGCTCAAGCTGCTCAACAGATAAAAAAGAAAATGGCGCAGGCAGAAGTATTCGCACACAAGGGTGGTAAGCTTCGCTCGGTTGCAAAGCGAATGCGTGAAAATGCGGAAGAAGCGGCGGAAGAAATGGTTGAAGTGCGTCGTGAGGATAAAACAATTCGTGACTTCACTATTCCCGTGCAAGAGTTTCCGTTCGATTTTAATGGCGCCATTCTTGATATTAAAAAGGTGGGCATCGTAAAAGCAGGGGAGCCAATCATGAAAGATATAGATTTAACACTCCGCCGTCGCTCACATCTTCTCTTGGCTGGCCCAAATGGCATTGGAAAAACAACATTGCTTAGACAAATTGCATCCGGGGAAGCGAAAGGTGTAACCATAGGGGCTGGCGTTCGTGTTGGCTACTATGCTCAAGATTTTTCAATGCTGAATTTTGACGAGACGGGCTTTGATAGTTTGGCGAAGGTTATGGAGAAGCAAGACGAACACGCACTTCGCTCCATGGCAGCTGGTTTTTTGTTGGATGGTAAGGTGCTCGGAAACGACATTCGTTCGATGTCTGAAGGTCAAAAGGGATTGCTTGCCTTAGCGCGACTAGTGCTCATGCGCCCGGGTCTCATCATACTAGACGAACCAACGAACCATATTAATTTTCGACATTTGCCGGTGATAGCGAACGCACTCGATAGTTATGAGGGTGCGATGGTGTTGGTGAGCCACATCCCAGACTTTGTGGCCAAGATTCGCATTGATCACACCATAGATCTCGGGTTGCTCTAG
- a CDS encoding DUF1003 domain-containing protein codes for MSKNHLSFLYGLFGENETPKRKMILRSIKAKADAKRILSDKIADWMTSHFGSMSFLLVNSGLFIAWVLINTNRIAWIPVFDPFPFSLLTTIVSLEAIVLAILC; via the coding sequence ATGTCAAAAAATCACTTGTCGTTTCTGTATGGGTTGTTTGGTGAAAATGAAACGCCAAAAAGAAAGATGATACTCCGGAGCATTAAGGCGAAAGCTGACGCCAAGAGAATACTGTCAGACAAGATTGCCGATTGGATGACCTCGCACTTTGGCAGTATGAGTTTTCTTCTTGTTAATTCCGGCCTATTTATTGCCTGGGTACTCATCAATACAAATCGCATTGCGTGGATTCCAGTGTTTGATCCATTTCCATTCAGCTTATTGACCACTATAGTTTCTTTGGAAGCAATTGTACTTGCTATTTTGTGCTGA
- a CDS encoding hemolysin family protein, translating to MDKIFWEISIVFLLTLLNGFFSMSEIALISVRKTRIASLAKQGNQRAKIVQELHKNPESLFATIQVGISVITIFASAFAGASIAERFSGVLENVSYLFISNNAYAISFVVVVAVLSYVSVVLGELVPKSLGLRYAEKFSLLAAYPIWWESKISFWPIKLLSSSANFILKFFKDSTSFLESRLSKEEIRAVLIEGRNAGTIKAHEHGLLENIFDFSNLTVEKIMVPRTQMVAFDINEPARSVVHKAIESGYSRIPIYQGNLNTIVGVLYTKKLLGKFDNVDKNFDIHDYLLPPYFVPTAMKISEVLQRLQRKKVQVALVTNERGEVEGLVTLEDILEEIVGDITDETDEVSQAIEQVGDTHKVAGDVSVVDFNKHFHSALPEDKDFNTVSGFILDRLERFPKAGDEVLHEDMVFTVQEITLRTIKKVIVKHKNEAQ from the coding sequence ATGGATAAAATCTTTTGGGAAATTTCAATAGTTTTTTTACTGACGTTACTGAACGGTTTTTTCTCGATGAGCGAAATTGCGCTCATTTCTGTTCGAAAAACACGCATTGCTAGTTTAGCGAAGCAGGGGAATCAACGAGCGAAAATTGTCCAAGAGCTTCATAAGAATCCCGAAAGCTTGTTTGCCACGATTCAGGTTGGTATTTCTGTTATCACCATTTTTGCTTCCGCCTTTGCCGGCGCTAGTATTGCAGAACGATTTTCAGGCGTACTAGAAAATGTAAGTTATTTATTCATTTCGAATAATGCTTATGCCATCAGTTTCGTAGTTGTTGTGGCGGTATTGTCCTACGTTAGTGTGGTCTTGGGTGAGCTTGTGCCAAAGTCACTTGGGTTACGGTACGCCGAGAAATTTAGCTTGCTGGCGGCCTATCCAATTTGGTGGGAATCAAAAATTTCTTTTTGGCCCATAAAGTTACTCAGCAGTTCTGCAAATTTCATTTTGAAATTTTTTAAAGATTCAACCAGCTTTTTAGAGTCGCGACTTTCCAAGGAAGAAATTAGGGCAGTTCTAATAGAAGGTCGTAATGCGGGCACTATTAAGGCGCACGAACACGGTCTTCTAGAAAATATTTTTGATTTCTCTAATTTAACCGTAGAGAAAATAATGGTACCTCGGACGCAGATGGTTGCCTTTGATATTAATGAGCCAGCGCGAAGCGTGGTCCATAAAGCGATTGAATCTGGGTACTCCCGCATACCTATATACCAAGGCAACCTCAATACTATTGTTGGTGTTTTGTACACAAAAAAATTATTGGGGAAGTTTGATAACGTGGATAAGAATTTTGATATCCATGATTATTTGTTGCCGCCTTACTTTGTGCCTACGGCTATGAAAATTAGCGAAGTACTACAACGGCTGCAAAGAAAAAAGGTGCAAGTGGCATTAGTAACGAATGAACGTGGTGAAGTGGAGGGGCTTGTTACCCTGGAAGATATATTAGAAGAAATAGTGGGGGACATTACCGACGAAACCGATGAAGTAAGTCAAGCCATTGAGCAGGTTGGCGATACGCATAAGGTTGCGGGTGATGTATCAGTGGTTGATTTTAATAAGCATTTCCATTCTGCATTGCCTGAAGATAAAGATTTTAATACCGTTTCTGGTTTCATTTTGGATAGGCTAGAGCGTTTTCCCAAAGCGGGGGACGAAGTTCTGCACGAGGATATGGTTTTTACTGTTCAGGAGATTACTTTGCGTACTATAAAAAAAGTAATTGTGAAGCATAAAAATGAAGCGCAATAA
- a CDS encoding collagen-like protein, giving the protein MRNPFIALFFSCALAFSAQAADGIVVKQAAIKGGQLIIKGSGATPGFPVMLDGIPSGEAGGHGIFTATATFMPADCVVDVSDGVSSVNAVIRYCGIQGPQGLPGVVGSQGLQGAPGPQGEVGCGTLVCDDVEVLIAEVTSCTAQCSSVTTTTTTTTTTTTTTTTLAESVVPIITLSAASPVGASTPAVGQTVAIFNVKAQGGRNLTLHSLTLTRTGNVGAQVPVNASPVIYVGASSIGTGDNWSGTMGGSTSLVTFDPPFTVTAGNTVSLGVKVDTSGATAMSTFGVTIDGTQGATGGLSWSYVPPGGSEVMSTVSDSYPVIGGTLVY; this is encoded by the coding sequence ATGCGGAATCCGTTCATAGCTCTGTTCTTTTCGTGCGCGCTGGCCTTTTCGGCACAAGCGGCTGACGGCATCGTGGTGAAGCAAGCTGCCATCAAAGGTGGTCAGCTCATCATCAAGGGCAGTGGTGCCACGCCTGGTTTCCCGGTCATGCTCGACGGCATCCCTTCGGGGGAAGCGGGCGGCCATGGCATTTTCACCGCGACCGCGACCTTCATGCCGGCGGACTGCGTTGTCGATGTGAGCGACGGCGTTTCGTCTGTGAACGCCGTCATTCGCTACTGCGGCATTCAGGGTCCGCAGGGTCTGCCTGGTGTCGTTGGATCCCAGGGACTCCAAGGCGCACCTGGCCCTCAAGGCGAGGTGGGGTGCGGCACACTCGTCTGCGATGATGTCGAAGTATTGATTGCGGAGGTTACTAGCTGCACCGCGCAGTGCAGCAGTGTCACCACAACGACAACAACGACTACCACCACGACGACGACAACAACGACACTCGCCGAATCGGTGGTGCCCATCATCACCCTTTCGGCGGCGAGCCCAGTCGGTGCCTCTACACCAGCCGTTGGACAGACGGTCGCCATCTTCAATGTGAAGGCGCAAGGTGGTCGAAATCTCACCTTGCATTCTTTGACACTGACGCGGACTGGCAATGTCGGCGCGCAAGTGCCGGTAAATGCCTCGCCGGTGATCTACGTCGGCGCCAGTTCCATCGGCACGGGTGATAACTGGAGCGGCACCATGGGTGGATCAACCAGTCTGGTAACGTTTGACCCGCCCTTCACTGTTACTGCTGGCAACACCGTTTCTTTGGGTGTCAAAGTCGACACCAGCGGTGCGACTGCCATGAGTACCTTCGGCGTGACAATCGATGGTACGCAAGGCGCTACGGGCGGGCTCTCTTGGTCGTACGTACCACCCGGAGGGTCGGAGGTGATGAGTACGGTGTCGGATAGCTATCCGGTCATCGGCGGGACGCTCGTCTACTGA
- a CDS encoding cold shock domain-containing protein, with the protein MNGKIKSLNTEKGFGFITPEGSDKDVFFHKSALVEGTFEDLQIGMDVTFETEESDKGPRAKNVRRA; encoded by the coding sequence ATGAATGGAAAAATTAAGAGCTTAAACACTGAAAAGGGTTTTGGTTTCATTACGCCAGAAGGTTCCGACAAAGATGTTTTCTTCCACAAGTCCGCTTTGGTAGAAGGCACTTTCGAAGACCTCCAAATTGGCATGGACGTTACGTTTGAGACCGAAGAGTCCGACAAGGGCCCTCGTGCAAAGAACGTTCGCCGAGCCTAA
- a CDS encoding peptidoglycan-binding protein, whose product MALIIVSVFTLFTTVSGPTVAAETLFPEGSLWQVAGDSRVYVISKQRKRHIPNEAIFNSYGFRFADVRLLDRAAFDALPQTRVIKLANSPAVFSITSGQRIAITSAADFLAQGFAWDEIAILNQLELTWYDAPGSQTPPPQSVHPLLDKVSEARALLHAAAPVYLQEKQAGIARTLTAGVSGSDVEAVQRILQTLGYFPKTITPNGIFGPATEAAVLAFQKAVAIEQVGTVGPKTLAALEQRGLPVVGSGSLVRQWTDTVPADREVLLAAWHEQNNEMRLVQVVLTTERVASGGSIRTVPKAVSRTPGFNVRYDSGNGVNVQYTVTSPTGYKVLANRFPIFDAPPGSLGTFPPTEEVYVPFNTAFLDPVIVASGRSYLDSVVTQATTELRQLGVRSRSHNGLVADFADPNLLKAIALIEHMDTTEFVNASNKDAVVNKVFAILATNREDSYQFSGSSAGAFGLAQFISSTYSGITRLYPSAKLIPDFRSGMVNHVNGFKAMALYHDANAASLESSVQQYITSNPELFNVVVAEALAAAYNGGPGRIRLAISRFGNAWQTTVNSTYGLRTETRSYIQKFRAVQQWLVS is encoded by the coding sequence GTGGCACTCATCATAGTGTCGGTCTTTACTTTGTTCACCACTGTTTCAGGACCTACCGTTGCAGCGGAAACGCTATTCCCCGAAGGCTCACTGTGGCAGGTAGCGGGCGATAGTCGTGTGTACGTAATTTCAAAACAACGGAAACGTCACATTCCAAATGAAGCCATCTTTAATTCCTACGGTTTTCGTTTTGCCGACGTTCGTTTACTTGACCGTGCGGCGTTTGATGCTCTACCGCAGACGCGCGTCATAAAATTAGCGAACAGTCCGGCCGTTTTTTCTATTACAAGCGGGCAACGTATTGCAATTACTTCTGCCGCGGATTTTTTAGCGCAGGGGTTTGCGTGGGACGAAATAGCAATTCTAAACCAATTAGAGTTAACCTGGTACGACGCTCCCGGCAGCCAAACACCACCACCCCAAAGCGTGCATCCGCTTCTCGACAAGGTGAGTGAAGCTCGCGCACTCCTCCACGCTGCTGCGCCGGTGTACTTGCAAGAAAAGCAAGCAGGAATAGCTCGCACACTTACTGCTGGTGTTAGCGGCAGCGACGTTGAGGCGGTGCAGCGGATTTTGCAAACCTTAGGGTATTTCCCAAAAACAATTACGCCGAATGGGATTTTTGGTCCAGCTACCGAAGCAGCTGTTCTGGCATTTCAAAAAGCAGTTGCAATAGAACAAGTTGGTACCGTGGGCCCCAAAACGTTAGCTGCACTCGAGCAGCGTGGTTTGCCTGTTGTCGGTTCAGGTTCACTTGTGCGTCAGTGGACGGATACCGTACCGGCTGATAGAGAGGTATTACTCGCCGCGTGGCACGAACAAAACAACGAGATGCGACTTGTGCAGGTTGTGCTCACCACCGAACGTGTGGCTAGTGGCGGCAGTATACGGACTGTTCCGAAGGCGGTATCGCGCACGCCAGGGTTTAATGTGCGCTACGACAGTGGTAATGGGGTAAATGTGCAGTACACGGTAACCTCGCCAACAGGGTACAAAGTGCTCGCCAATCGATTCCCGATTTTTGATGCTCCACCCGGGTCATTAGGTACATTTCCACCAACAGAAGAAGTCTACGTGCCATTTAATACTGCTTTCTTAGACCCCGTGATTGTCGCGTCTGGCCGCAGCTACCTTGATAGTGTCGTTACTCAGGCGACTACAGAACTGCGGCAACTTGGCGTTCGTTCACGCTCGCATAATGGTTTGGTGGCTGATTTTGCTGACCCTAATTTGCTAAAAGCTATTGCGCTCATAGAACACATGGATACAACAGAATTTGTGAACGCTAGTAATAAGGATGCGGTGGTTAATAAAGTTTTCGCTATTCTTGCAACGAACCGCGAAGATAGTTACCAATTTTCAGGCTCGTCGGCCGGAGCATTCGGACTAGCGCAATTTATCAGCAGTACGTATAGCGGCATTACTCGATTGTATCCTTCGGCAAAGCTCATTCCAGATTTTCGCTCTGGTATGGTTAATCATGTGAATGGGTTTAAGGCCATGGCGCTGTATCACGATGCAAATGCGGCGTCACTTGAAAGCTCGGTGCAGCAGTACATAACCAGTAATCCAGAATTGTTCAATGTCGTTGTGGCCGAAGCCTTAGCAGCGGCATATAACGGCGGCCCGGGTAGAATTCGCTTGGCCATTTCTCGTTTCGGTAATGCTTGGCAGACAACAGTTAACAGCACCTATGGCTTACGAACAGAGACACGTTCGTATATACAAAAGTTTCGAGCAGTCCAGCAGTGGTTGGTGTCGTAA
- a CDS encoding DUF817 domain-containing protein, whose product MPTHLLKIQFENSKYVFIREAIIFGLKQARACVFAGSFFALLFVSTVIPLGPLPRYDFIFLGAVVIQAVLIWTKLETTDEAKTIALFHVVGFVLEVFKTRPEIGSWTYPEFGYLKIFSVPLYSGFMYAAVGSYISQAWKLFHLRLTGSPGQAITVPLAAAIYLNFFTHHYVYDFRWLLALLVLVVFYRTKVYFTVTKKEFSMPLPLSFVLIGFFIWIAENVATFFGAWQYPDQAVTWTLVHPGKVSSWSLLVIISFIIVANLKEYKMKYRQLVT is encoded by the coding sequence GTGCCTACACATCTTTTAAAAATCCAGTTCGAAAACAGTAAATACGTGTTTATTCGTGAAGCAATAATTTTTGGTTTAAAGCAAGCCCGAGCTTGCGTGTTCGCTGGTTCTTTTTTTGCGTTGCTTTTTGTTTCAACGGTTATACCGCTTGGCCCGCTGCCTCGGTATGACTTCATTTTTCTTGGCGCTGTAGTAATTCAAGCAGTCCTCATTTGGACAAAATTAGAAACCACAGACGAAGCAAAAACGATTGCCCTGTTCCATGTGGTCGGTTTTGTTCTGGAAGTCTTTAAGACTCGACCAGAAATTGGTTCGTGGACGTACCCTGAATTTGGTTACTTGAAAATTTTTAGCGTGCCACTCTACAGCGGCTTTATGTACGCCGCTGTTGGCAGCTACATTAGCCAAGCCTGGAAACTTTTCCACCTGCGCCTAACGGGGAGTCCTGGGCAAGCAATTACTGTCCCACTCGCCGCAGCGATTTATCTTAATTTTTTCACGCATCACTACGTTTACGATTTTCGTTGGCTGTTGGCACTCCTTGTGCTCGTAGTATTTTATCGCACAAAGGTTTACTTTACGGTGACGAAAAAAGAGTTTTCAATGCCGCTACCACTCTCTTTCGTACTCATTGGCTTCTTTATTTGGATAGCTGAAAATGTAGCAACGTTTTTTGGTGCGTGGCAGTACCCAGACCAAGCGGTTACCTGGACGCTTGTGCACCCTGGCAAAGTGAGTTCATGGTCACTCCTCGTTATCATCAGCTTTATTATCGTAGCGAACCTGAAGGAGTATAAAATGAAGTACCGTCAGCTGGTTACTTGA
- a CDS encoding DUF1653 domain-containing protein, giving the protein MPHDLEVTPGMYQHYKGGTYRVLFVATESTNAREGNKAVVYISLKDGLVYYRDLKEFTELVEWPDGGRKPRFIGAYTSFKNPVRKQ; this is encoded by the coding sequence ATGCCTCACGACCTAGAAGTTACTCCAGGAATGTATCAGCACTATAAAGGGGGAACATACCGTGTTCTTTTTGTTGCCACTGAATCGACCAACGCACGAGAGGGGAACAAGGCAGTCGTATACATCTCTCTAAAAGATGGACTTGTTTACTATCGCGATTTGAAGGAATTTACTGAACTTGTCGAGTGGCCTGACGGGGGCAGAAAACCTCGGTTCATTGGTGCCTACACATCTTTTAAAAATCCAGTTCGAAAACAGTAA
- a CDS encoding helix-turn-helix transcriptional regulator has product MNANGFQLTDHEKKVLGLVSDGLKNAEIARDLKVSAETIKSELKRIFRKIGVKNRTQAAVLCVREGLIKPSRS; this is encoded by the coding sequence ATGAACGCCAATGGTTTTCAGCTCACCGATCATGAAAAGAAGGTGCTGGGGCTGGTTTCGGATGGCCTCAAGAATGCGGAGATTGCCAGGGACCTGAAGGTCTCGGCCGAGACCATCAAGTCAGAGCTCAAGCGGATTTTCCGCAAGATCGGCGTCAAGAACCGCACGCAGGCGGCCGTGCTTTGCGTCAGGGAAGGTCTCATCAAACCTTCCAGAAGCTGA
- a CDS encoding Nramp family divalent metal transporter, which translates to MDTFPSLEQRELPEPPHWSKAIGVGIVVMGLAMGTGELILWPHLVTKHGLDLLWLALVGISCQYVLNKEVARHAIATGEGFFTTSARFFRWSPYFWLVAAILLYIWPGWASAIGTTLLELFGFGSHYLWSFVALGLVLVLTFSGHVAYRMLERSLKVTVPAFFVILVVISFVNLGWEDVLAVARGVTRFGYIPDGVDFNVLLGAIVFAGAGGMLNLCVGLWYRDKQIGMGKYVGRIVNPITGRQEAAAATGYTFALTPENLQRWRGWMRYINIDQGLIFWLLGFITLVLLSANAHAVLVPRGLVPEGFAVAVVQAHIFGDQWGIVGYKLFLVMAFLMLFSVMWTVIDALTRMVSDIVYTNSRAGGNQRAFRVFSRLSLSQLYYGVITVVVLLGALLLPMKQPLVLLTISGVLGGLSMAVYTPMLLYLNNTKLEREIRPGIITNILLACISVFFIFFAYKVIEQVAR; encoded by the coding sequence ATGGATACTTTCCCGTCATTAGAACAACGCGAATTACCGGAGCCGCCGCATTGGTCGAAAGCCATTGGGGTCGGCATTGTGGTCATGGGGCTTGCCATGGGAACAGGCGAGTTGATTCTTTGGCCGCATTTAGTAACCAAACATGGTTTAGATTTACTGTGGCTTGCGCTCGTTGGCATAAGTTGCCAATACGTTCTTAATAAAGAAGTTGCTCGGCATGCGATTGCGACTGGTGAAGGATTCTTCACAACCTCAGCTCGGTTTTTTCGTTGGTCACCTTACTTTTGGTTGGTAGCCGCAATTCTCTTATATATATGGCCAGGGTGGGCGAGCGCTATTGGAACGACGCTGCTTGAATTATTTGGTTTCGGGAGCCACTATCTTTGGTCATTCGTTGCCCTTGGTTTGGTTCTCGTTTTAACGTTTAGCGGGCACGTGGCGTACCGCATGCTGGAGCGCTCGCTCAAAGTGACCGTGCCCGCCTTCTTTGTCATCCTGGTAGTTATTAGTTTTGTTAATTTAGGATGGGAAGATGTTTTGGCTGTGGCGCGCGGGGTAACCCGTTTTGGTTATATTCCAGATGGTGTTGATTTTAATGTGCTCCTCGGGGCCATTGTTTTTGCCGGTGCCGGTGGCATGCTTAATCTTTGTGTCGGTTTGTGGTACCGCGACAAACAAATCGGTATGGGGAAATACGTGGGACGAATTGTGAATCCCATTACTGGTAGACAGGAAGCCGCCGCAGCTACGGGTTATACATTTGCTTTGACACCAGAAAATCTGCAGCGGTGGCGGGGGTGGATGCGGTATATCAATATTGATCAGGGATTAATATTTTGGCTCCTTGGTTTCATCACGCTCGTGCTACTCAGCGCAAATGCGCATGCCGTGTTAGTGCCGCGTGGTTTAGTACCGGAAGGTTTTGCTGTGGCGGTGGTACAAGCCCATATTTTTGGCGATCAGTGGGGTATTGTTGGTTATAAACTTTTTCTCGTCATGGCGTTCCTAATGCTCTTCTCAGTTATGTGGACGGTGATTGATGCGTTGACGCGCATGGTGAGCGACATTGTCTATACTAATTCTCGCGCCGGCGGCAATCAGCGAGCATTCAGGGTTTTTAGTCGTCTCAGTTTAAGTCAGCTTTATTACGGAGTAATAACCGTGGTTGTGCTGCTCGGGGCTTTACTCCTCCCCATGAAGCAGCCACTCGTGCTCCTTACAATCTCCGGCGTGCTGGGCGGCCTTAGTATGGCTGTATATACGCCAATGCTTCTGTATTTGAACAACACTAAACTAGAGAGGGAAATACGACCAGGAATAATTACAAATATATTGCTGGCGTGCATTTCTGTTTTCTTTATCTTCTTTGCCTATAAGGTAATTGAACAGGTCGCGCGCTGA
- a CDS encoding 2'-5' RNA ligase family protein, with protein MYYDVVVLPPKEIRENVGRQVRNESRAYTSKFLVDNRKLIPHLSLFHIRTSVANIKKVEATVKKLLDNYQPQVVRSCGIIVHSNNSISLNLSKPKELNFLHRKIVAQCKDFRTGEMPWTSKGRMPTKLEVLYRQRYGTQHLLKFFNPHLTLGMFIEADAAKIVARKLSKLRCTFVADTIAIAEVNRLHQVTRVIKILRVSTA; from the coding sequence ATGTACTACGACGTTGTTGTTTTACCTCCAAAAGAAATTCGTGAGAACGTTGGCCGACAGGTTCGCAACGAGAGTCGAGCTTATACATCTAAGTTCCTAGTTGATAATAGAAAATTAATTCCACATCTTAGCCTTTTTCATATTCGTACTTCGGTTGCAAACATAAAAAAAGTAGAAGCAACGGTAAAAAAATTACTCGACAATTACCAGCCACAAGTTGTTCGGTCTTGCGGAATTATTGTTCACTCCAATAATTCAATTTCTCTTAACCTATCAAAACCTAAAGAACTCAATTTTCTGCATCGCAAGATCGTGGCGCAGTGTAAAGATTTTAGAACGGGTGAGATGCCCTGGACCAGTAAAGGCCGTATGCCTACCAAGCTCGAGGTTTTGTATCGTCAGCGATATGGCACACAACATCTACTTAAGTTCTTTAATCCTCATCTAACACTAGGAATGTTTATTGAAGCGGATGCTGCAAAAATAGTTGCCAGAAAACTCAGTAAACTTCGTTGCACCTTTGTTGCTGATACCATTGCTATTGCTGAAGTGAATCGGCTGCATCAAGTGACAAGAGTAATTAAAATACTTAGAGTGAGTACCGCATGA